From a region of the Rhipicephalus microplus isolate Deutch F79 chromosome X, USDA_Rmic, whole genome shotgun sequence genome:
- the LOC142776259 gene encoding uncharacterized protein LOC142776259 has protein sequence MWRGSMHGSLTWKECDLLGSFEGTKLPNSWLQAYFSSRAMQLAHMQSKSWSAPLVFCAGRSISIRQDTGINNNVPAVTRGSVLHGHVQCIKNRAQKTNKYKGTASDCSPAQSLQQQKEHIVMSGAAAA, from the exons atgtggcgtggaagcatgcatggcagcctcaccTGGAAGGaatgcgatctgcttgggagcttcgagggcacaaaactgcctaacagctggctgcaag cctatttcagcagcagagcgatgcagctagcacacatgcaatccaagtcatggagcgctcctttggtgttctgtgcaggacgcagcatatccatccggcaagacactggtatcaacaataatg ttccagcagtaacaaggggttcggtgctccacggtcatgtacagtgtatcaagaacagagcacagaagaccaacaagtataaagggactgccagtgactgttctcctgctcaaagtttacaacagcagaaagagcacattgtgatgtcaggagcagctgctgcttaa